One genomic segment of Micromonospora sp. WMMC415 includes these proteins:
- a CDS encoding DUF5753 domain-containing protein, translating into MNHAVVAAMTEAGETADSLAAQIGVDPKTAAKWASHGRIPQTRHRARVAAILGREVAELWPDVLKRREPAWFRPWADIEREAVSLRWFELAWIPGLLQTEAYARATLAGEKLTAEEVDQLVAARIQRQAVLHRANPPMLIAVIDELVLRRTADGERELMREQCTHLAACAELPTVSVHVVPAAVGMYSGLGGPFILAEQDNGAAVAHVDGQAQAQILEGAAEIATLIRRWERIRGEALSRSQSLNMLREAARSWT; encoded by the coding sequence ATGAACCACGCAGTCGTGGCGGCGATGACCGAAGCCGGTGAGACCGCTGACAGCCTCGCAGCTCAGATCGGCGTTGACCCGAAGACGGCGGCGAAGTGGGCGAGCCACGGACGTATTCCACAGACGCGGCACCGCGCTCGGGTCGCCGCGATCCTCGGCCGAGAGGTGGCGGAGCTTTGGCCGGACGTTCTGAAGCGCCGAGAACCAGCATGGTTTCGTCCATGGGCCGACATCGAGCGTGAGGCGGTGTCGCTGCGTTGGTTCGAGCTGGCGTGGATCCCAGGCCTGCTACAGACCGAGGCATACGCAAGGGCGACGCTGGCCGGCGAGAAGCTGACCGCCGAGGAAGTCGACCAGCTCGTCGCGGCGCGGATCCAGCGTCAGGCGGTGCTTCACCGCGCCAACCCCCCGATGCTGATCGCGGTGATAGACGAACTGGTCCTGCGCCGAACCGCAGATGGCGAAAGAGAGCTGATGCGCGAGCAGTGCACCCATCTGGCGGCCTGCGCGGAGCTGCCGACAGTCTCCGTACATGTCGTTCCGGCAGCGGTCGGCATGTACTCCGGGCTCGGCGGGCCGTTCATCCTTGCCGAGCAGGACAACGGGGCGGCGGTCGCCCATGTGGACGGTCAGGCGCAGGCGCAAATACTCGAGGGTGCCGCGGAAATTGCTACGCTGATTCGACGGTGGGAACGCATCCGTGGGGAAGCCCTCTCGCGGTCGCAGTCCTTAAACATGCTCAGGGAAGCGGCACGATCATGGACCTGA
- a CDS encoding DUF397 domain-containing protein, translating into MDLTGAQWRKSTRSGNNGGACVEVADNLSGVVGVRDSKDPAGPALTFSPAAWRAFVTQVAERG; encoded by the coding sequence ATGGACCTGACCGGCGCGCAATGGCGCAAGAGCACGAGAAGCGGCAACAACGGCGGGGCGTGTGTCGAGGTCGCCGACAACCTTTCCGGTGTGGTGGGCGTCCGGGATTCCAAGGACCCGGCCGGTCCGGCGCTGACCTTCTCCCCCGCCGCCTGGCGGGCCTTCGTCACGCAGGTCGCCGAGCGCGGCTGA
- a CDS encoding C39 family peptidase, whose protein sequence is MEETVKHHLKRQLRRLATERPYQVAAASAAVLVLATGTGALVAGPGDAPASAQTPAAVAELRGNTAASRGEARSVAVPPSSAAPSSAAPSSAAPSSSPAAKAAPDPDLTKKPKPPKSKLLKYDYQAQINFYYCGPAAVRNALSATGIERSQDHLAGPLGTDQFGTDSAEDTTRVLNAMVKGDPYRTRMIPGRAATPAQMDRLQADVVDAITDGRGVVVNIAGSATDTNGGWHSFPGGHYIAVTGYDDEGRLVRIADSANPATGSYWMTTIALANWAATRGYSA, encoded by the coding sequence GTGGAGGAAACCGTGAAGCACCACCTCAAGCGTCAGCTCCGTCGTCTCGCCACCGAGCGTCCGTACCAGGTGGCCGCCGCGTCCGCCGCCGTCCTCGTGCTGGCGACCGGCACCGGTGCCCTGGTCGCCGGCCCCGGCGACGCACCCGCGTCGGCGCAGACCCCGGCCGCCGTGGCCGAGCTGCGTGGCAACACCGCCGCCTCGCGCGGCGAGGCCCGTTCCGTGGCCGTCCCCCCGTCCAGCGCCGCCCCGTCCAGCGCCGCCCCGTCGAGCGCCGCCCCGTCCAGCTCACCGGCCGCGAAGGCCGCCCCCGACCCGGACCTCACCAAGAAGCCCAAGCCCCCGAAGTCCAAGCTTCTGAAGTACGACTACCAGGCTCAGATCAACTTCTACTACTGCGGCCCGGCCGCGGTCCGGAACGCCCTCAGCGCCACCGGCATCGAGCGGTCGCAGGACCACCTCGCCGGTCCGCTGGGCACCGACCAGTTCGGCACCGACTCGGCCGAGGACACCACCCGGGTGCTCAACGCCATGGTGAAGGGTGACCCGTACCGGACCCGCATGATCCCGGGCCGTGCCGCCACCCCGGCGCAGATGGACCGGCTCCAGGCCGACGTCGTCGACGCCATCACCGACGGGCGGGGCGTCGTCGTGAACATCGCCGGCTCCGCCACCGACACCAACGGCGGCTGGCACTCGTTCCCGGGCGGCCACTACATCGCCGTGACCGGGTACGACGACGAGGGCCGCCTGGTGCGGATCGCCGACTCGGCCAACCCCGCGACCGGGTCGTACTGGATGACCACGATCGCTCTGGCGAACTGGGCCGCGACCCGCGGCTACTCCGCCTGA